From one Lycorma delicatula isolate Av1 chromosome 2, ASM4794821v1, whole genome shotgun sequence genomic stretch:
- the LOC142318991 gene encoding uncharacterized protein LOC142318991 isoform X1: MSNLVTENPNMITDKAVALSLLQRRGRDCNARRGSTSGLVMSGPDTLQLPPPQRRKFSFPAALHSNLLGLAEPTVQARRRFSNVSDVVSRKFSNTIGWRSSSVPIQDIVAQGKTLCGQYIRCRLKRSGMFSRKCGLQRLRSAASLPGGYVVREVFPELLGVGQELERMHPKLYVGVARQASPTPGGGVLATDKAVSTVLTSVARELLRSEMTWAKVVSLYAVAGGLAVDCVRQGHPEYLQCIIESMGEVLEEEVASWIGENGGWTGLLNYCKPPTNNLSLATTISLVVAVVLSTLILILFLRWFSRFALL; this comes from the exons cttactgCAACGTCGAGGGCGTGACTGTAATGCTCGAAGGGGTTCTACAAGCGGCCTGGTCATGTCAGGGCCGGACACTCTTCAGCTTCCTCCTCCACAGCGCCGCAAATTCAGTTTTCCTGCAGCTCTTCATTCCAATCTGCTGGGTCTTGCTGAGCCAACGGTTCAAGCTCGACGAAGATTCAGCAACGTCAGTGATGTCGTTTCAAGAAAGTTTTCTAACACGATCGGATGGAGATCATCTAGTGTTCCCATTCAGGACATTGTTGCTCAAGGAAAGACACTTTGCGGCCAATATATTCGCTGCCGTCTGAAACGGTCCGGAATGTTTAGTCGCAAATGTGGGCTGCAGAGACTCCGTAGCGCAGCGAGTCTACCAGGGGGTTATGTTGTAAGAGAAGTGTTTCCTGAACTTCTGGGTGTAGGACAAGAATTAGAACGCATGCATCCGAAATTGTATGTAGGTGTAGCACGACAAGCAAGTCCGACACCTGGAGGTGGAGTACTTGCAACTGATAAAGCTGTCAGTACAGTTCTCACTTCTGTTGCCCGTGAACTTCTTCGTTCCGAAATGACTTGGGCAAAAGTAGTATCACTTTACGCGGTAGCCGGGGGACTAGCTGTTGACTGTGTGAGACAAGGCCATCCTGAGTACCTTCAGTGTATCATTGAATCTATGGGTGAGGTGCTAGAAGAAGAAGTGGCTTCATGGATAGGAGAAAACGGTGGATGG actGGACTGCTTAATTATTGTAAACCACCTACCAATAACCTGTCTTTAGCTACTACAATAAGTTTAGTTGTAGCTGTTGTTCTAAGCACActaattttaattctctttcttCGATGGTTTAGTCGGTTTGCATTACTTTAA
- the LOC142318991 gene encoding uncharacterized protein LOC142318991 isoform X2 has translation MTNATSPDLRWLQVVSLLQRRGRDCNARRGSTSGLVMSGPDTLQLPPPQRRKFSFPAALHSNLLGLAEPTVQARRRFSNVSDVVSRKFSNTIGWRSSSVPIQDIVAQGKTLCGQYIRCRLKRSGMFSRKCGLQRLRSAASLPGGYVVREVFPELLGVGQELERMHPKLYVGVARQASPTPGGGVLATDKAVSTVLTSVARELLRSEMTWAKVVSLYAVAGGLAVDCVRQGHPEYLQCIIESMGEVLEEEVASWIGENGGWTGLLNYCKPPTNNLSLATTISLVVAVVLSTLILILFLRWFSRFALL, from the exons cttactgCAACGTCGAGGGCGTGACTGTAATGCTCGAAGGGGTTCTACAAGCGGCCTGGTCATGTCAGGGCCGGACACTCTTCAGCTTCCTCCTCCACAGCGCCGCAAATTCAGTTTTCCTGCAGCTCTTCATTCCAATCTGCTGGGTCTTGCTGAGCCAACGGTTCAAGCTCGACGAAGATTCAGCAACGTCAGTGATGTCGTTTCAAGAAAGTTTTCTAACACGATCGGATGGAGATCATCTAGTGTTCCCATTCAGGACATTGTTGCTCAAGGAAAGACACTTTGCGGCCAATATATTCGCTGCCGTCTGAAACGGTCCGGAATGTTTAGTCGCAAATGTGGGCTGCAGAGACTCCGTAGCGCAGCGAGTCTACCAGGGGGTTATGTTGTAAGAGAAGTGTTTCCTGAACTTCTGGGTGTAGGACAAGAATTAGAACGCATGCATCCGAAATTGTATGTAGGTGTAGCACGACAAGCAAGTCCGACACCTGGAGGTGGAGTACTTGCAACTGATAAAGCTGTCAGTACAGTTCTCACTTCTGTTGCCCGTGAACTTCTTCGTTCCGAAATGACTTGGGCAAAAGTAGTATCACTTTACGCGGTAGCCGGGGGACTAGCTGTTGACTGTGTGAGACAAGGCCATCCTGAGTACCTTCAGTGTATCATTGAATCTATGGGTGAGGTGCTAGAAGAAGAAGTGGCTTCATGGATAGGAGAAAACGGTGGATGG actGGACTGCTTAATTATTGTAAACCACCTACCAATAACCTGTCTTTAGCTACTACAATAAGTTTAGTTGTAGCTGTTGTTCTAAGCACActaattttaattctctttcttCGATGGTTTAGTCGGTTTGCATTACTTTAA
- the LOC142318991 gene encoding bcl-2-related ovarian killer protein-like isoform X3, translating into MSGPDTLQLPPPQRRKFSFPAALHSNLLGLAEPTVQARRRFSNVSDVVSRKFSNTIGWRSSSVPIQDIVAQGKTLCGQYIRCRLKRSGMFSRKCGLQRLRSAASLPGGYVVREVFPELLGVGQELERMHPKLYVGVARQASPTPGGGVLATDKAVSTVLTSVARELLRSEMTWAKVVSLYAVAGGLAVDCVRQGHPEYLQCIIESMGEVLEEEVASWIGENGGWTGLLNYCKPPTNNLSLATTISLVVAVVLSTLILILFLRWFSRFALL; encoded by the exons ATGTCAGGGCCGGACACTCTTCAGCTTCCTCCTCCACAGCGCCGCAAATTCAGTTTTCCTGCAGCTCTTCATTCCAATCTGCTGGGTCTTGCTGAGCCAACGGTTCAAGCTCGACGAAGATTCAGCAACGTCAGTGATGTCGTTTCAAGAAAGTTTTCTAACACGATCGGATGGAGATCATCTAGTGTTCCCATTCAGGACATTGTTGCTCAAGGAAAGACACTTTGCGGCCAATATATTCGCTGCCGTCTGAAACGGTCCGGAATGTTTAGTCGCAAATGTGGGCTGCAGAGACTCCGTAGCGCAGCGAGTCTACCAGGGGGTTATGTTGTAAGAGAAGTGTTTCCTGAACTTCTGGGTGTAGGACAAGAATTAGAACGCATGCATCCGAAATTGTATGTAGGTGTAGCACGACAAGCAAGTCCGACACCTGGAGGTGGAGTACTTGCAACTGATAAAGCTGTCAGTACAGTTCTCACTTCTGTTGCCCGTGAACTTCTTCGTTCCGAAATGACTTGGGCAAAAGTAGTATCACTTTACGCGGTAGCCGGGGGACTAGCTGTTGACTGTGTGAGACAAGGCCATCCTGAGTACCTTCAGTGTATCATTGAATCTATGGGTGAGGTGCTAGAAGAAGAAGTGGCTTCATGGATAGGAGAAAACGGTGGATGG actGGACTGCTTAATTATTGTAAACCACCTACCAATAACCTGTCTTTAGCTACTACAATAAGTTTAGTTGTAGCTGTTGTTCTAAGCACActaattttaattctctttcttCGATGGTTTAGTCGGTTTGCATTACTTTAA